From Penicillium psychrofluorescens genome assembly, chromosome: 1, one genomic window encodes:
- a CDS encoding uncharacterized protein (ID:PFLUO_000633-T1.cds;~source:funannotate) yields the protein MVKSYLKFEHSNTFGLVASASSNAIWAKDEQTAAGATRQTGAGRAIVGAGEQVLCWDVKKGELLGRWRDAACKAQVTVVTQSKTDEDIFAVGYEDGSIRIWDSRTGSIIISFNGHKSAVTQLAFDNAGVRLASGARDTDIILWDLITEVGLFRLRGHTDQITSLHFLFPSPDLLNAAGMSDHSGFLLTTGKDSLIKVWDLASQHCIETHVAQNNGECWSLGLSPDQGGCITAGNDGELRVWSIDESALIEISKEKVGAEGRRILTDRGTFYRHGKDRTIGIRFHPRSDYVAFHGSEKAVEIWRIRSQTEVQKSLARKRKRRKEKEAQQSEAGSKADDKPEDASSAPVTEVFVSHVIVRTGGKVRSFDWMTTKSSGLNILAATTNNQLESYSIVAANKKSKDSEDSDYNRNLAVDIPGHRTDIRSIALSSDDRMLASASNGGLKIWNVRTESCLRTLECGFSLCSAFLPGDKIVVVGNKNGELEVFDIASSTLLDTIKAHDGPVWSLHVHPDGKSMVSGSADKTAKFWEFQVVQEEIPGTKRTTPRLKLVHTRTLKVTDDILSLRFSPDARLLAVSLLDNTVKVFFTDSLKLFLNLYGHKLPVLSMDISYDSKLIVTCSADKMVRLWGLDFGDCHKALLAHEDSIMAVAFVPNNKEGNGHNFFSASKDRVIKYWDGDKFEQIQRLTGHFGEIWALAMSHSGEFIVSASHDKSIRIWQQTDEPLFLEEEREKEEEEAYDATLTASLEQDEEGEDGEKAEAVDAGKQTTGTLMAGEKIMEALDIGIEDLEAMREWRQIKAANPNAAAAPPDRNPLYLALGNVSAEQHVLNVVQKIPAAALQDALLVLPFSKLAALFTFLNLWAEREWNIPLTCRVLFFMLKTHHRQIVSSKMMRPMLDDIRKTLRRVLARQKDEMGFNLSALQFIGVQIREQSSKDYVDEDTWEEQQAQKGSGKKRQFVSVA from the exons ATGGTGAAATCGTACCT AAAATTCGAGCACTCGAATACCTTCGGGCTCGTCgcttcggcttcctccaATGCGATTTGGGCCAAGGACGAGCAGACCGCTGCGGGTGCCACGCGCCAGACCGGTGCCGGACGGGCCATTGTCGGCGCAGGGGAACAAGTCTTGTGCTGGGATGTCAAAaagggcgagctgctcggcagATGGCGCGATGCAGCATGCAAGGCCCAAGTGACGGTGGTCACGCAGAGCAAGACCGATGAGGACATCTTCGCAGTCGG GTACGAAGATGGCAGTATTCGCATCTGGGACTCGAGAACCGGCTcaatcatcatctccttcaaCGGGCACAAGTCCGCCGTCACCCAATTGGCCTTTGACAACGCAGGTGTGCGCCTCGCCAGTGGCGCGAGAGATACGGATATTATCTTATGGGACTTGATCACGGAGGTCGGACTGTTCAGGTTGCGCGGGCATACAGACCAGATCACCTCGCTTCATTTCCTGTTTCCGTCGCCAGACCTGCTCAATGCCGCCGGGATGAGCGACCACTCGGGCTTTTTGTTGACCACCGGCAAGGACTCGCTGATTAAGGTCTGGGATTTGGCGTCACAACACTGTATCGAAACACATGTGGCGCAAAACAATGGTGAATGCTGGAGCCTGGGTCTCTCGCCTGATCAGGGCGGGTGTATCACTGCTGGAAATGACGGAGAGCTCAGGGTCTGGTCAATTGATGAGAGCGCCTTGATTGAAATCTCAAAAGAAAAAGTTGGCGCGGAAGGCCGCCGGATCCTGACGGACAGGGGGACTTTCTACCGACACGGCAAGGATCGCACAATCGGCATCCGATTCCACCCTCGATCAGACTACGTTGCCTTCCATGGGTCTGAGAAAGCGGTCGAGATCTGGCGCATTCGGTCACAAACAGAGGTGCAAAAGAGCCTGGCTCGGAaacggaagaggagaaaggagaaggaggctcAGCAGTCCGAAGCAGGGTCCAAAGCCGACGACAAACCCGAGGATGCCTCTTCGGCGCCTGTTACGGAAGTGTTCGTTTCCCATGTTATCGTTCGGACTGGGGGCAAGGTTCGTTCCTTTGACTGGATGACTACCAAGTCAAGTGGACTCAACATTCTGGCTGCCACGACGAACAACCAGCTAGAGTCGTACAGTATAGTGGCGGCgaacaagaagagcaaagatAGCGAAGACTCAGACTACAACCGCAATCTGGCCGTGGATATCCCGGGCCACCGAACAGACATTCGCTCCATCGCATTGAGCTCCGACGACCGAATGCTTGCGTCTGCATCGAATGGCGGTCTTAAAATCTGGAATGTTCGCACAGAGAGCTGTCTACGGACGCTGGAATGCGGCTTTTCCCTCTGCTCAGCGTTTCTGCCGGGTGACAAGATTGTGGTTGTTGGAAACAAGAACGGAGAGCTCGAGGTGTTCGACATTGCATCCTCGACCCTGCTGGATACCATCAAGGCCCACGATGGCCCTGTCTGGTCACTTCATGTCCATCCCGATGGCAAATCCATGGTCAGCGGAAGCGCGGACAAGACCGCCAAATTCTGGGAGTTCCAGGTCGTCCAGGAAGAAATCCCCGGTACCAAACGCACAACGCCACGCCTGAAGCTAGTCCACACCAGAACCTTGAAGGTCACGGATGATATCCTCAGTCTTCGCTTCTCGCCGGATGCGCGCCTGCTGGCTGTTTCATTGCTGGACAACACGGTCAAGGTGTTCTTTACGGATTCGTTGAAATTGTTCCTCAATCTCTACGGCCACAAGCTTCCCGTCCTGAGCATGGACATCTCTTATGACAGCAAGTTGATTGTCACCTGTTCAGCGGATAAGATGGTCCGCCTATGGGGACTGGACTTTGGAGACTGCCACAAGGCCCTTTTGGCGCACGAGGACAGCATCATGGCCGTGGCATTCGTTCCCAACAACAAAGAAGGGAATGGACACAACTTCTTCAGTGCCAGCAAGGACCGCGTCATCAAGTACTGGGACGGGGACAAGTTCGAGCAGATTCAGCGGCTGACCGGACACTTTGGAGAGATCTGGGCGCTCGCGATGAGCCATTCTGGCGAATTCATCGTCAGTGCCAGTCACGACAAGAGTATCCGCATCTGGCAACAGACTGATGAgccgctcttcctcgaggaagagcgcgagaaagaagaggaggaggccTACGATGCCACCCTCACGGCGTCTCTGGAACAAgacgaagagggcgaggacgGTGAGAAAGCCGAAGCAGTGGATGCGGGCAAACAGACGACTGGCACACTCATGGCCGGAGAAAAGATCATGGAGGCCCTGGATATcggcatcgaggatctcgaggcCATGCGTGAATGGCGCCAGATTAAAGCCGCCAACCCCAACGCCGCAGCCGCACCCCCCGACCGAAACCCGCTCTACCTAGCGCTAGGCAACGTCTCTGCCGAGCAACACGTCCTGAACGTGGTCCAGAAAATCCCAGCGGCAGCATTGCAGGACGCGCTGTTGGTGCTGCCCTTCTCCAAACTAGCCgccctcttcaccttcctcaACCTCTGGGCCGAGCGCGAATGGAACATCCCGCTAACCTGCCGCGTGCTCTTCTTCATGCTGAAGacccaccaccgccagaTCGTCTCCAGCAAGATGATGCGACCCATGCTCGACGATATCCGGAAGACCCTGCGGAGGGTTCTGGCACGGCAAAAGGATGAAATGGGCTTTAATCTGTCCGCCCTGCAGTTTATTGGTGTTCAAATCCGTGAGCAGAGCAGCAAGGACTACGTTGATGAGGATACTtgggaggagcagcaggcgcagaaGGGGTCTGGCAAGAAACGCCAGTTTGTCAGTGTGGCCTGA
- a CDS encoding uncharacterized protein (ID:PFLUO_000634-T1.cds;~source:funannotate), whose protein sequence is MLLLDYQNALIQSLLTERFSGATPVSIDQVVSDFDGVTFHLSTPESKSKILISINVKCFKELVQYGAQDVLEREYGPYIVNPEPGYDFSVQVDLDNLPAEQEARDDLVMKLALLKRNAMAAPFERAFDEFTKLAEEASQYTSESAPQGLQEGGQVMAIHYREEEAIYIKANSDRVTVIFSTVFREETDRIFGKVFLQEFVDARRRVLTLQNAPQVLFRSDPPLELQGVPGLTKAGEGAMSYVTFVLFPRHLTPQRRYESISHIQTFRDYFHYHIKASKAYIHTRMRKRTADFLQVLNRARPENEDRERKTASGRTFRVQA, encoded by the exons ATGCTTCTCCTGGACTATCAGAATGCGCTGATTCAGTCGCTCTTGACTGAACGTTTCTCTGG AGCTACCCCGGTCTCGATCGATCAAGTGGTGTCTGATTTTGACGGAGTGACCTTCCATCTTTCTACCCCAGAGTCCAAATCAAAGATCCTCATTTCCATCAACGTCAAGTGTTTCAAGGAGTTGGTCCAGTATGGCGCCCAGGACGTGCTGGAGCGGGAATACGGCCCTTACATTGTCAACCCGGAGCCGGGCTACGACTTCTCCGTGCAGGTCGACCTCGACAACCTGCCCGCCGAGCAGGAGGCCCGCGATGACCTGGTCATGAAGCTTGCTCTCTTGAAACGAAACGCCATGGCCGCTCCGTTCGAGCGCGCATTCGACGAGTTCACcaagctggcggaggaggcgtCACAGTATACATCCGAGTCGGCACCACAGGGCCTGCAAGAGGGCGGCCAGGTTATGGCGATTCATTAccgggaggaggaggccattTACATCAAGGCCAACTCGGACCGCGTGACGGTCATCTTCAGCACGGTCTTCCGGGAGGAGACGGACCGGATTTTCGGCAAGGTGTTCCTGCAG GAATTCGTCGACGCCCGACGACGGGTCTTGACGCTTCAGAACGCCCCGCAAGTGCTCTTCCGCAGTGACCCTCCACTGGAGCTCCAGGGAGTTCCGGGGTTGACCAAGGCCGGCGAGGGTGCAATGAGCTATGTTACATTTG TCCTTTTCCCGCGCCACTTGACTCCCCAGCGTCGCTACGAGAGCATCTCCCACATCCAGACTTTCCGCGATTACTTCCACTACCATATCAAGGCCTCCAAGGCATACATCCACACCCGCATGCGCAAGAGGACAGCAGATTTCCTCCAAG TGCTCAACCGAGCCCGGCCGGAGAACGAGGACCGTGAGCGTAAGACTGCCAGTGGGCGTACTTTCCGGGTGCAGGCCTAG
- a CDS encoding uncharacterized protein (ID:PFLUO_000639-T1.cds;~source:funannotate) has product MRAKRSKKYRKLMHQYELAFGFREPYQVLVDANFLRAVDSFKMDLIPALERTLQGKVKPHAKKNKEHYILATADAPTQKKSAQNDFQQRKRKRDDEREEQQAMRRAKALRIGARSIPGVPIVYVKRSVMVLEPMSTPSDMVREGVENSKFRAGLNEKSAPVKRRQEGESSTATEDKKKRGPKKVKAPNPLSMKKPKKRNDEKSPSSAPKQAADAPREPVDVSETPDGDNLAAPKPKRRRRHNKSGPREGDEETEQPDAGTMEVDA; this is encoded by the exons ATGAGGGCCAAGCGTTCGAAGAAGTATCGTAAGCTGATGCATCAGTATGAGCTTGCTTTCGGTTTCCGCGAGCCATACCAAGTCTTGG TGGATGCGAATTTCCTGCGAGCCGTCGACTCGTTCAAGATGGATCTGATCCCGGCTCTTGAACGAACCCTCCAGGGCAAAGTGAAGCCAC AtgccaagaagaacaaggaacaTTACATTCTCGCGACGGCGGATGCGCCCACCCAAAAGAAGAGCGCCCAAAACGACTTCCAGCAGCGGAAACGGAAACGCGACGATGAACGTGAAGAACAGCAGGCCATGCGCCGTGCCAAGGCGTTGCGCATTGGTGCGCGCTCGATCCCCGGCGTGCCCATTGTCTATGTCAAGCGGTCAGTTATGGTTCTTGAGCCCATGAGCACGCCGTCCGATATGGTGAGAgagggtgtggagaacagcAAGTTCCGTGCTGGGTTGAATGAGAAATCTGCGCCGGTGAAGCGGAGGCAGGAAGGCGAGAGCAGTACGGCCACagaggacaagaagaagcgtgGGCCCAAGAAGGTCAAAGCTCCTAATCCGCTGAGTATGAAGAAGCCAAAAAAGAGGAACGATGAAAAGAGCCCATCATCCGCGCCAAAGCAGGCCGCTGATGCTCCGCGGGAGCCAGTTGATGTCTCGGAGACACCGGATGGGGATAACTTGGCTGCACCTAAGCCGAAACGAAGACGCCGTCACAATAAGAGCGGTCCTCGCGAAGGAGACGAGGAAACCGAGCAACCGGATGCTGGCACCATGGAGGTGGACGCATAA
- a CDS encoding uncharacterized protein (ID:PFLUO_000638-T1.cds;~source:funannotate): protein MLQREIGDPMAAGDGTKFRISHDIPPLRIMTIELRYGPFEQSIHDPIYKKPILALKVNGPPAELQASAGRIDWAVFCRLSLLSITPKLEEFHRDSRLAHPAARAAWFMQQVVRWSERTRQPRSLEGQQLAQFTFSDLQCHVLNLHGRPVLHVTRRVPRHDPRSGVPRTTLLDTDHRETPRVGNGIGRRRANRTSTLYSSNRVAVVVWCFPAEHAMMLPCTSLY from the coding sequence ATGCTGCAGAGGGAGATTGGCGACCCGATGGCCGCCGGGGACGGCACGAAATTCCGGATCAGCCATGATATTCCCCCGTTGCGGATCATGACGATCGAGCTACGGTACGGACCCTTTGAGCAGAGCATCCACGACCCCATCTACAAAAAGCCAATCTTGGCACTCAAGGTGAACGGTCCGCCGGCCGAGCTTCAGGCGTCAGCAGGCCGGATCGACTGGGCGGTGTTTTGCCGGTTGAGTCTCCTGAGCATCACCCCAAAGCTAGAGGAGTTCCATAGAGATTCGCGTTTGGCCCACCCTGCGGCTCGTGCTGCCTGGTTTATGCAGCAGGTGGTTCGATGGTCAGAGCGTACGCGCCAGCCTCGATCTTTGGAGGGTCAACAGCTTGCTCAGTTTACGTTCAGCGATTTGCAGTGCCATGTCCTGAATCTACATGGTCGCCCCGTGCTCCATGTGACTCGTCGCGTCCCCCGCCATGACCCCCGGTCCGGTGTACCGCGAACTACACTCCTGGACACCGACCATCGAGAAACTCCAAGAGTGGGAAACGGTATCGGACGACGTCGCGCCAATCGTACATCAACGCTCTACTCATCCAATCGCGTGGCTGTCGTCGTCTGGTGCTTCCCTGCCGAGCATGCTATGATGCTTCCTTGCACGAGTCTTTATTAA
- a CDS encoding uncharacterized protein (ID:PFLUO_000636-T1.cds;~source:funannotate) yields MSCLTRRRWTGVLSRTISTYRRSYRTASVWPSYGITTPGPDPDHNKTKQPSPFRFETGYALCAKRPPRPFPPPFLSPPSSSFSDPLTTHSLSQDKRLSVAGERVRGLNNGDDAVLVAENCIAVDDGVGAWATRPHGHAALLLHFWALEIEQLDDSTTPTPDPISYLQRAYEETIRATSSPTEWFGTTTSATALLHWTCDSDDGIPHPLLYVTNLGDCKILVIRPSEEKVLFRTAEQWHWFDCPMQLGTNSIDTPRKDAVLSTVPLQEDDLVLALSDGVMDNLWEHEVLSTTLESIAKWQQAHEGKDQKDAEMSHSPELSDHRLVFVARELLNAALNVAQDPFAESPYMEKAVDEGLAIEGGKMDDISVVVAACKKRAG; encoded by the exons ATGTCGTGTCTCACGCGACGCCGGTGGACGGGGGTTCTGTCGAGGACTATTTCTACCTACAGACGATCCTACCGGACAGCCAGCGTGTGGCCCTCCTACGGCATCACCACCCCCGGACCGGACCCCGACCACAACAAGACCAAACAGCCCAGTCCCTTCCGCTTCGAAACGGGCTATGCGTTATGTGCCAAACGACCGCCCAGACCCTTCCCCCCACCGTTCCTGTCtccgccgtcatcatccttctccgaTCCCCTGACTACCCACTCGCTCAGCCAGGATAAGAGATTATCCGTCGCGGGCGAGCGGGTTCGCGGCTTGAATAATGGGGACGATGCCGTGCTGGTCGCGGAGAATTGTATCGCGGTTGATGATGGGGTTGGTGCTTGGGCGACGAGGCCGCATGGCCATGCTGC ACTCCTCCTACACTTCTGGGCTCTGGAGATCGAACAACTAGACgactccaccacacccacaCCCGACCCAATCTCATACCTCCAGCGCGCCTATGAAGAAACCATCCGCgcgacgagctcgccaaCCGAGTGGTTCGGAACAACCACCTCCGCAACAGCCCTGCTACACTGGACTTGCGATTCCGACGATGGTATCCCTCACCCATTACTATACGTGACGAATCTGGGCGACTGCAagatcctcgtcatccgGCCGAGCGAGGAGAAAGTCCTCTTCCGCACCGCAGAGCAATGGCACTGGTTCGACTGCCCCATGCAGCTGGGCACGAATAGCATCGACACGCCGCGCAAAGACGCAGTCCTGTCCACGGTGCCGCTGCAGGAGGATGATCTTGTCCTCGCACTGTCGGACGGCGTTATGGATAATCTGTGGGAACACGAGGTTCTCAGTACTACTCTTGAGAGCATTGCGAAATGGCAGCAAGCGCATGAGGGCAAAGATCAAAAGGACGCTGAGATGTCGCATTCGCCGGAACTCTCAGATCATCGCTTGGTCTTCGTGGCGAGGGAATTGCTCAATGCGGCGTTGAACGTGGCACAGGATCCGTTCGCGGAGAGTCCGTATATGGAGAAGGCTGTGGACGAGGGGTTGGCTATTGAAGGAG GGAAAATGGATGATATCAGTGTCGTGGTGGCAGCGTGTAAAAAGCGAGCTGGGTGA
- a CDS encoding uncharacterized protein (ID:PFLUO_000640-T1.cds;~source:funannotate): MHSHLHTPYNANCEEIMTALDECHARGFLHKAMGNCNDIKREVNKCLSAERYDRAKRNRDEARSNRRRIEDVWARERTVEQGGSNQAGAESSTASKQ, from the exons ATGCATTCCCATCTGCATACTCCTTACAATGCCA ACTGCGAAGAAATCATGACCGCGCTGGACGAATGCCACGCACGCGGATTCCTCCACAAAGCAATGGGCAATTGCAATGACATCAAGCGGGAGGTGAACAAGTGTCTTTCTGCAGAGCGGTATGACCGGGCAAAGCGAAATCGAGACGAGGCCAGGAGCAACCGGCGGCGCATTGAAGACGTCTGGGCGCGCGAGAGGACTGTTGAACAGGGCGGGTCTAATCAGGCCGGTGCTGAGAGTTCTACTGCCTCGAAGCAATGA
- a CDS encoding uncharacterized protein (ID:PFLUO_000637-T1.cds;~source:funannotate): protein MEPSDNIIRPSGFEDTYLYCLCSVIRLYPYQELLLSDGNASLRKDSSTVGWIPEGTGVIWRLMPFCAGAHG from the exons ATGGAACCGAGCGACAATATCATACGCCCCAGCGGCTTCGAAGATACCTATCTATACTGCCTCTGCTCAGTGATCAGGCTTTATCCATACCAAGAACTGCTTCTGTCAGACGGAAATGCTTCATTACGCAAAGACAGTTCTACAGTCGGATGGATCCCGGAAGGGACTGGGGTGATCTGGCGTCTGATG CCGTTCTGTGCCGGTGCTCATGGTTAA
- a CDS encoding uncharacterized protein (ID:PFLUO_000641-T1.cds;~source:funannotate), which yields MSSMITTTAWVRRGVAAQFPTKYEIDEEEMGRISKLARMQLEDAQEDLNAAQEGQAEQDTAMDEDEDHKNGGVSVAGQDATENDSGKQATKDDDDALKEFDLEHYDSDEKDEEGEKVTMFGNVKSLAYHQPNEADPYLVIPEEEDDEEREELQILPSDNLILAGKLEDEVAHLEVYVYEDHADNMYVHHDIMLPAIPLCLEWLDIPVGKNTEGREQGNFVAVGTMEPDIEIWDLDVVDSMYPNAILGQGGQPETKKKSKKKKPKANDEYHIDSVLGLAANRHHRNLLASASADRTVKLWDLNTTSCAKSYSHHTDKVCALDWHPKESTALLTGSYDRTVVAADMRAPDAQARWGVDADVETVRWDPHDPNYFYVTTDGGMVYRYDVRNIPATPAESKPVWSLQAHDSSVSSFDINSSIPGFLVTGSTDKQVKLWNVEDNKPSLVVSRKFDVGKVFSTSFAPDSEVSFRLAIAGSKGVVQIWDASTNGAVRRTFVSRMPDLAGEVPERTIGMPADNDDSDDDDAEDGAGPDVPGPDGWESMDED from the exons ATGTCGTCCATGATCACCACAACGGCCTGGGTGCGGCGCGGTGTCGCTGCCCAATTCCCCACAAAATATGAAattgacgaggaggaaatggGCCGGATATCCAAGCTCGCGCGTATGcagctggaagatgcgcaagaGGATCTGAACGCTGCGCAGGAGGGCCAAGCGGAACAAGACACTGccatggatgaggacgaggatcACAAGAATGGTGGTGTCTCAGTCGCAGGCCAGGATGCTACAGAGAATGATAGTGGGAAACAGGCCACGAAAGA TGACGACGATGCTCTCAAAGAATTCGATCTGGAGCATTATGACAGTGACGAGAAAGACGAGGAGGGTGAGAAGGTTACGATGTTCGGCAATGTCAAATCTCTGGCGTATCACCAGCCCAACGAGGCAGACCCGTACCTGGTCATtcccgaggaagaagacgacgaagagcGCGAGGAATTGCAAATCTTGCCTTCAGACAATCTGATTCTGGCGGGAAAGCTCGAGGATGAGGTGGCTCACCTCGAGGTCTACGTTTACGAGGACCATGCGGACAACATGTACGTTCACCACGACATCATGCTGCCTGCCATTCCACTCTGCCTGGAGTGGCTTGATATTCCCGTTGGCAAGAACACAGAGGGGCGGGAACAAGGAAATTTTGTTGCCGTGGGCACAATGGAGCCCGACATTGAGATCTGGGATTTGGATGTGGTCGACAGCATGTACCCCAACGCGATTCTGGGGCAGGGCGGGcagcccgagaccaagaagaagtcaaagaagaagaagcccaaggcGAACGACGAATACCACATCGATTCCGTGCTGGGGCTGGCAGCCAACCGGCATCACCGCAACCTTTtggcgtcggcatcggctGACCGAACCGTCAAGCTCTGGGACCTTAACACGACTAGCTGCGCCAAGTCTTACTCGCATCACACCGACAAAGTGTGCGCGCTAGACTGGCACCCGAAGGAATCGACGGCTTTGCTCACTGGTAGCTACGACCGGACCGTCGTGGCCGCCGACATGCGTGCTCCCGATGCCCAGGCACGCTGGGGTGTCGACGCCGACGTTGAGACTGTGCGCTGGGACCCGCACGACCCCAATTACTTCTACGTCACCACCGACGGTGGCATGGTGTACCGCTATGACGTGCGCAATATCCCCGCTACCCCGGCCGAGTCCAAGCCAGTGTGGTCGCTGCAGGCCCACGactcctccgtctcctcctTCGACATCAACAGCTCTATCCCCGGATTCCTGGTGACCGGATCGACAGATAAGCAGGTGAAGTTGTGGAACGTTGAAGACAACAAGCCGAGCCTGGTTGTTTCGCGCAAGTTCGATGTCGGCAAGGTTTTCTCCACTAGCTTTGCTCCTGACTCAGAGGTGAGCTTCCGCCTGGCTATCGCCGGCAGCAAGGGTGTTGTGCAGATTTGGGACGCATCGACTAACGGTGCCGTGCGCCGCACATTCGTCTCGCGGATGCCGGATCTGGCGGGCGAAGTGCCGGAGCGGACGATTGGGATGCCTGCGGATAACGACGATtcggatgatgatgatgctgaggaTGGCGCGGGCCCTGACGTTCCTGGCCCCGATGGATGGGAGTCGATGGATGAGGATTAA
- a CDS encoding uncharacterized protein (ID:PFLUO_000635-T1.cds;~source:funannotate) produces MNRSPPRKIHRWHLAIAKLHLKRGHRRASSKASDDLHNMASEVGDGPMEDQKDGFYRYSESLIEEEEKSLSLALQKTRSSHQTQSSSSDGYVVSHFTRFPISFSLVIFQIIDKLLHGQMALSQRPSRPYRVSSDEWVIPSTPSTSPRVLSLDDLGDTQLSIHFGNVLNILIKLYAMAKLLQVVFLSYGVELDVSENSLMSWIDRTEAEIRTQSLALLIHTTENLYYSLYARVVLEMANIELCSCFNIDVRPRHIRQQFILPDADHLYRIFLVCKDALDGDGICEALQQGVVMQHQEDYINHVTAKEAAKGFATDDLLGYRRYALSIVSERSSDFCKKWEFLTPFFCDTPPEIITILSEKYLTAIPKRMPDVDRSYHDLPFTDPKTIDPVAWEKEIIQDHRLATLAKLEGKSIGDERLADSQFNLLHLVQEHKCICSSVCSCAHDCTMDVERPCPCAERQLRMLLAKGRTGPGSSNFINRMNGLARSCFEELAMTRRDATDEDMITKLGVVLEMFDLEVHQERTAAALSAFF; encoded by the exons ATGAACCGCTCACCTCCACGCAAGATCCATCGCTGGCACCTTGCTATCGCCAAGCTTCATCTCAAACGTGGGCATCGTCGTGCCAGCTCGAAGGCAAGCGACGACTTGCACAACATGGCTTCCGAAGTTGGCGACGGTCCCATGGAGGACCAGAAGGATGGATTCTATCGTTACTCGGAGTCCCTtatcgaggaagaggaaaagtCGCTGTCTTTGGCCTTGCAGAAGACTCGCTCCTCCCACCAGACACAAAGCTCCAGCTCTGACGGCTACGTGGTGAGCCATTTCACCCGTTTTCCCATTTCCTTTTCCCTTGTCATTTTCCAAATTATTGACAAGCTGCTGCATGGCCAGATGGCTCTCAGCCAACGCCCCTCTCGCCCATACCGGGTCAGCTCTGACGAATGGGTCATTCCCTCGactccctcgacctcgccGCGGGTGTTGTCCCTGGACGACCTGGGTGACACGCAGCTCTCGATTCACTTTGGCAACGTTCTGAACATTTTGATCAAGCTGTATGCAATGGCAAAGCTTCTTCAGGTGGTGTTCCTGAGCTACGGCGTGGAG CTGGACGTTTCCGAGAACAGCCTCATGTCCTGGATTGATCGCACCGAGGCAGAGATCCGTACGCAGTCACTGGCTCTCTTGATCCATACCACCGAGAACCTGTACTACTCCCTGTACGCGCGGGTCgtgctggagatggccaaCATCGAGCTCTGCTCGTGCTTCAACATCGACGTGCGTCCCCGACACATTCGTCAGCAGTTCATCTTGCCCGATGCCGATCATCTGTATCGCATTTTCTTGGTGTGCAAAGACGCCCTCGACGGCGATGGTATCTGCGAGGCACTCCAGCAGGGTGTGGTCATGCAGCATCAGGAGGACTATATCAACCACGTCACCGCGAAGGAAGCTGCCAAGGGTTTCGCGACCGACGATCTGTTGGGATATCGACGCTATGCGCTCAGCATTGTCTCGGAGCGCTCGTCGGACTTTTGCAAGAAGTGGGAGTTCCTCACGCCGTTCTTCTGCGACACGCCTCCGGAGATCATCACGATCCTGTCGGAGAAGTACCTCACCGCGATCCCGAAGCGCATGCCCGACGTGGACCGGTCGTACCATGACCTGCCTTTCACCGACCCGAAGACCATCGACCCCGTGGcgtgggagaaggagatcatccaAGATCACCGTCTGGCGACACTGGCCAAGCTCGAGGGCAAGTCGATCGGGGACGAACGTCTCGCCGACTCCCAGTTCAACCTCTTGCATCTGGTGCAGGAGCACAAATGCATTTGCTCGTCGGTCTGTTCGTGCGCGCACGATTGCACCATGGATGTCGAGCGCCCGTGCCCCTGCGCGGAGCGGCAGCTGCGCATGCTGCTGGCCAAGGGCCGCACGGGGCCCGGGTCTTCGAATTTCATCAATCGCATGAACGGCCTGGCGCGCAGCTGCTTCGAAGAACTGGCCATGACCCGGCGGGACGCGACGGATGAAGACATGATCACGAAGCTGGGCGTGGTGTTGGAGATGTTCGATCTGGAAGTCCACCAGGAGCGCACCGCCGCTGCCCTGTCGGCATTTTTTTAG